A window of the Teredinibacter franksiae genome harbors these coding sequences:
- a CDS encoding helix-turn-helix transcriptional regulator has protein sequence MPRAKIEKLDPVSFNNKKCALLEKIPSGEFSIGQATRQMRLLLGMTQEEYGKKIVGLSRKVVSAIENDHHNPELETLKKIAKPFGLSIGFMRKR, from the coding sequence ATGCCTAGAGCAAAAATTGAAAAACTAGATCCTGTGAGTTTTAACAATAAAAAGTGCGCACTGTTAGAAAAGATACCCAGTGGCGAGTTTAGTATTGGTCAGGCAACACGGCAAATGCGTTTGTTGCTGGGTATGACTCAAGAGGAGTACGGAAAGAAAATTGTTGGACTTTCTCGAAAAGTTGTAAGCGCTATAGAAAACGACCATCACAATCCGGAGCTGGAAACACTAAAAAAAATTGCTAAGCCCTTTGGGTTAAGTATTGGGTTTATGAGGAAACGTTAG
- a CDS encoding type II toxin-antitoxin system HipA family toxin, translating to MNNLTVQIFLDQQWHDAAEISFSAVEQGHLESTRLDYLAPYVIEQLGQAQIAGAAISCRYPVDFTSYDEPHWPAFVLDLLPGGEGRRRWSERLNIANGLGAEFEFLRHAAANPVGNLRIKDAALSHFHQNQNLPDAEGQWVSQEQHPGFSRDDIISKQEHFIEYAYNLGAAVSGATDVQGEAPKFLLVEDLASRWHAEGAIADSQVKKHWIVKFPRGKTRVDVKILQNEAKYLEVARQFGLRVGEPLQQQGNALFIPRFDRRQAKAKTERIAMESLYSIAGVARFGEVSTHETLCGALMQSIVPQERLNTALEYIKRDLLNVVMGNTDNHGRNTAVLRARDGGTSLSPLFDFAPMYLDPEGIARVTRWHKSREHAGRPNWVSVVDFFQPWLNTASLMEQVVAIEPSLRTLTHVMHAEKIDEDIIARCQYVIENTLEQLRQYRHA from the coding sequence ATGAACAATCTCACCGTACAAATTTTTCTTGATCAGCAGTGGCATGATGCCGCTGAAATCAGCTTTTCAGCGGTCGAACAGGGTCACCTTGAGTCTACGCGCCTTGATTATTTGGCTCCCTATGTAATCGAGCAGCTTGGGCAAGCGCAAATTGCTGGTGCAGCAATCAGTTGCCGGTATCCCGTTGACTTTACCAGTTATGACGAGCCGCACTGGCCCGCATTTGTGCTGGATTTGCTACCTGGGGGTGAGGGCCGTCGACGTTGGTCAGAGCGCCTGAACATTGCCAACGGCCTGGGTGCAGAATTTGAGTTCCTCCGGCACGCAGCGGCAAACCCAGTGGGCAACCTTCGAATCAAAGACGCTGCTCTTTCGCACTTTCATCAAAATCAAAACCTTCCTGATGCCGAAGGCCAATGGGTTTCGCAAGAGCAGCATCCCGGCTTTAGTCGCGACGATATTATCTCGAAGCAGGAGCACTTTATCGAGTACGCTTACAATCTGGGTGCTGCAGTGTCCGGTGCAACTGATGTACAAGGCGAAGCCCCTAAATTTCTCTTAGTAGAAGATCTCGCGAGTCGTTGGCATGCCGAGGGTGCTATAGCCGATTCTCAAGTTAAAAAACATTGGATTGTAAAATTTCCTCGCGGAAAAACGCGCGTAGACGTAAAAATATTACAAAACGAAGCAAAGTATTTGGAGGTTGCTAGGCAATTCGGCCTACGGGTAGGTGAGCCGCTGCAACAGCAAGGCAATGCTTTATTTATTCCCCGCTTCGATCGGCGTCAGGCTAAAGCAAAAACTGAGCGTATCGCAATGGAATCACTCTACTCCATTGCGGGGGTTGCTCGCTTCGGCGAAGTAAGCACGCATGAAACACTCTGTGGAGCACTCATGCAGAGCATTGTGCCGCAAGAACGTTTGAATACCGCACTGGAATATATCAAGCGAGATTTACTCAACGTGGTTATGGGTAACACGGATAACCACGGTCGTAATACTGCAGTATTACGCGCCCGCGATGGTGGCACTAGCTTAAGCCCGCTATTCGACTTTGCTCCCATGTATCTCGATCCTGAAGGTATTGCCAGAGTCACCCGTTGGCATAAAAGCCGCGAACACGCGGGTCGTCCTAATTGGGTGAGTGTTGTCGATTTCTTTCAACCTTGGCTGAATACGGCTTCACTCATGGAGCAAGTTGTTGCTATCGAGCCAAGCTTGCGAACACTTACGCACGTTATGCATGCTGAAAAAATTGATGAAGACATTATTGCACGCTGCCAATACGTCATTGAAAATACTCTCGAACAACTAAGGCAATACCGCCATGCCTAG
- a CDS encoding Fic family protein, translating into MATVKLTRLPPTQELETPAVLRALVGAHRYLAELKGVAKAIPNEGILISTLSLQEAQSSSEIENIITTQDALYKQELQTSVSDPAAKEVAYYAEALRSGFGKVKKQNGLTLNTILEVQQTLEGNRAGFRKTPGTVLKNDRTGDVIFESPSPELVPQYMSDLELFINSEQSLDPLICMALIHHQFETIHPFYDGNGRTGRIINILYLVQTGLLDTPILYLSRFIHQTKDDYYTELQNARDTNEWEPWLLYILKGVSSTALHTIDLVQKIQKLLIELKQAIRGKHKFYSQDLINNLFRHPYTKVAFLKYDLGVSRATATRYLDALADDGILQKHKLGRESFYTNHLLINVLFNTPSI; encoded by the coding sequence GTGGCAACCGTCAAGCTAACCAGATTACCCCCAACTCAAGAGCTCGAAACGCCAGCTGTACTGCGTGCACTCGTGGGTGCCCACAGGTACTTAGCTGAACTCAAAGGCGTGGCGAAAGCTATCCCTAACGAGGGCATCCTAATATCGACCCTTTCCCTACAAGAAGCACAAAGCAGCTCTGAAATTGAAAACATTATCACCACGCAAGACGCCTTGTACAAACAAGAGCTTCAAACCAGTGTTTCGGATCCCGCTGCAAAAGAAGTGGCCTATTACGCCGAGGCACTGCGTTCTGGTTTCGGAAAAGTAAAAAAACAAAACGGGCTTACCTTAAACACCATCCTAGAAGTGCAGCAAACTCTCGAGGGCAACAGAGCGGGTTTCAGAAAAACACCCGGAACTGTACTTAAAAATGACCGAACGGGAGACGTTATATTTGAGTCTCCTTCTCCAGAACTAGTACCGCAATATATGTCTGATCTTGAGTTGTTCATTAATTCTGAACAGTCTTTGGACCCCTTAATATGCATGGCGTTGATTCACCACCAATTCGAAACTATTCACCCCTTTTACGATGGTAACGGTCGTACTGGTCGAATTATCAATATCCTTTACCTGGTGCAAACAGGCCTTTTAGATACGCCAATTTTATATTTGAGCCGTTTTATCCATCAGACTAAAGACGATTACTACACAGAACTTCAAAACGCTCGTGACACAAATGAATGGGAACCTTGGCTGCTCTATATACTTAAAGGTGTCAGCTCAACAGCGTTACACACTATAGATCTAGTTCAAAAGATCCAGAAACTGTTAATCGAGTTAAAGCAAGCAATACGCGGAAAGCACAAATTTTACAGCCAAGACCTTATTAATAATTTGTTTCGTCACCCATACACCAAAGTCGCTTTTCTAAAGTATGATCTTGGTGTATCACGTGCCACTGCCACTCGATATCTGGATGCACTTGCAGATGATGGTATCTTACAGAAGCATAAACTGGGTAGAGAGAGCTTCTACACAAACCATTTGCTCATCAACGTCTTGTTCAACACCCCAAGTATATAA
- a CDS encoding type II toxin-antitoxin system RelE/ParE family toxin, which produces MQVKWLRTALQNLENEADYIAQEDPAVAKLVVQRVFDAVNLLPDNPAMGNPGRIHGTRELVIPDIRYIIPYRVRPRLNSIEILRVFHTSRRLPKRW; this is translated from the coding sequence ATGCAGGTTAAATGGTTAAGGACGGCGCTACAGAACCTGGAAAACGAAGCAGACTACATTGCCCAAGAAGATCCCGCAGTGGCCAAGCTCGTTGTTCAGCGGGTCTTCGATGCTGTCAACTTGCTTCCCGACAACCCTGCTATGGGCAACCCTGGACGTATTCATGGCACACGCGAACTCGTTATTCCTGATATTCGCTATATCATTCCCTACCGTGTCAGGCCGCGACTCAACAGCATCGAGATTCTGCGTGTTTTCCATACTTCGCGGCGCCTGCCTAAGCGTTGGTAG
- a CDS encoding CopG family ribbon-helix-helix protein, whose product MAGRLAGEKRKGDVGVVNLDLTLFFEVRFYWLFCLDAVFCLCYSEYTVHIQGIPMSTTMTIRLEPELKQRLDQLAEATHRSKSFLACEALRDFIELNEWQIQEIKDAVKEADDSDFASDKDVNKTFAKWDVNAG is encoded by the coding sequence GTGGCAGGCCGTTTGGCTGGAGAAAAACGAAAGGGTGATGTTGGTGTGGTTAATTTGGATCTGACCCTCTTTTTCGAAGTGCGATTCTATTGGCTTTTCTGCCTAGATGCGGTTTTTTGCTTGTGCTACAGTGAGTACACTGTACACATTCAAGGTATTCCCATGTCCACAACCATGACTATTCGCCTGGAACCTGAGTTAAAGCAACGCCTTGACCAACTTGCCGAAGCAACTCACCGCTCCAAGTCCTTCCTAGCTTGTGAAGCTCTCCGCGACTTCATCGAGTTGAACGAGTGGCAGATTCAAGAGATCAAAGATGCCGTTAAAGAAGCCGATGATAGTGATTTTGCGAGCGATAAAGACGTGAACAAAACATTTGCCAAGTGGGACGTTAATGCAGGTTAA
- a CDS encoding transposase, translating into MPEHIIQRGNNQQVIFTCDTGMKAYVAWLKDYAVEFEVAIHAWVLMSNHVHLLCTPGSNTAITSMMQALGRRYVQYFNRSCRRSGTLWEGRFRSCLVQEETYLLQLYRYIELNPVRADMVSDPADYSWSSYQSNALGKGAALKTPHPLYLTLGKNAKTRQANYRDLFRYQVEGELLDDIRKAANKGLVLGNERFIEQVEALTGKVLKEGKRGRPFGWRKTKG; encoded by the coding sequence GTGCCAGAGCACATCATTCAGCGGGGGAATAACCAGCAGGTCATTTTTACTTGCGATACAGGCATGAAAGCGTATGTTGCATGGTTAAAGGACTACGCTGTGGAGTTTGAAGTTGCAATCCACGCTTGGGTGTTAATGTCTAACCATGTTCATCTTCTTTGTACACCCGGTTCAAATACGGCTATTACTAGCATGATGCAAGCGCTTGGCCGCCGCTATGTTCAGTATTTTAACCGTTCCTGTCGGCGCTCCGGCACCTTATGGGAGGGGCGTTTCCGCTCTTGTTTGGTACAGGAAGAAACGTATCTTCTACAGCTTTACCGCTATATTGAGCTGAACCCGGTTAGGGCGGACATGGTGAGCGATCCTGCCGATTACAGTTGGTCAAGCTATCAGAGTAATGCTCTGGGTAAGGGGGCGGCTCTAAAAACTCCGCACCCTCTATATTTGACTCTTGGTAAGAATGCCAAAACGCGACAAGCTAATTACCGTGATTTGTTTCGCTATCAGGTGGAAGGCGAATTGCTGGACGATATACGCAAGGCTGCAAATAAGGGTTTGGTGTTGGGTAATGAGCGTTTTATAGAGCAAGTGGAAGCATTGACCGGAAAGGTATTAAAGGAAGGTAAGCGTGGCAGGCCGTTTGGCTGGAGAAAAACGAAAGGGTGA
- a CDS encoding Fic family protein: MADNASQKYILSLLKAQHKPISLREIQQLSTIECAERTLRRWLSTWADEGQILITGQKRSTRYRYNNPYDKQPTFLTLIPEKNRAPLLKQLRDLWTHNSTAIEGNTLSLGDTHFILEQGLTISGKPLREHQEIVGHAKAIQILYEGINTALNENLIFELHKAVQTEYISDIYKPYGAWKIEPNGTYVVTRENKQEFIEYALPPHTPHLMAELIKYMESLDQLSAYSAAKHYAHIHAAFVHIHPFFDGNGRLARLLANLPLLKCGLPPLLISSEQRQAYIQILADYEIKSGQLNNKTGLWPNPEHLEEFIEFCEKQYQTTQQLIAQHSH; the protein is encoded by the coding sequence ATGGCCGACAACGCAAGCCAGAAGTACATCCTCTCACTTCTAAAAGCACAACATAAACCAATTAGCCTTCGCGAAATTCAACAACTTAGCACCATTGAGTGCGCAGAGCGCACCTTACGCCGTTGGTTAAGCACTTGGGCAGACGAAGGGCAAATACTAATAACCGGGCAAAAGCGTTCGACACGCTACCGGTATAACAACCCATACGATAAGCAACCCACGTTTCTTACTCTCATACCCGAAAAAAACCGTGCCCCCCTCTTAAAACAGCTACGCGACTTGTGGACTCACAACTCTACTGCAATAGAAGGGAATACTCTAAGCCTTGGGGACACTCACTTCATACTTGAACAAGGGCTCACAATTTCAGGAAAACCGCTACGAGAGCACCAGGAAATTGTTGGCCACGCAAAAGCCATTCAGATTCTCTATGAAGGAATAAACACCGCGCTAAATGAAAACCTAATTTTTGAACTACACAAAGCGGTGCAAACCGAATATATCAGCGATATATACAAACCTTACGGCGCCTGGAAAATTGAGCCAAATGGAACCTATGTTGTTACCCGTGAAAACAAGCAGGAATTTATTGAGTATGCCCTTCCCCCCCACACGCCCCATCTAATGGCAGAACTCATCAAATACATGGAGAGCTTAGACCAATTGAGTGCTTACAGCGCGGCAAAGCACTATGCCCATATTCATGCGGCATTCGTACATATCCACCCGTTTTTTGACGGCAATGGACGCTTGGCACGCCTGTTGGCGAACCTGCCATTATTAAAATGTGGGCTGCCGCCGCTGCTTATTAGCAGCGAACAACGCCAAGCGTACATTCAAATTCTGGCCGATTACGAAATAAAAAGCGGACAACTCAATAACAAGACCGGGCTCTGGCCAAACCCCGAACACTTAGAAGAATTTATTGAGTTTTGCGAAAAGCAATACCAAACAACTCAGCAACTAATAGCGCAACATTCCCATTAA
- a CDS encoding transposase produces the protein MPRKPRASVVGVPEHIIQRGNNRQVIFTCDTGMKAYVTWLKGYAVEFEVAIHAWVLMSNHVHLLCTPGQIRLFLA, from the coding sequence ATGCCAAGAAAACCACGTGCTTCGGTGGTGGGTGTGCCAGAGCACATCATTCAGCGGGGGAATAACCGGCAGGTCATTTTTACTTGCGATACAGGCATGAAAGCGTATGTTACATGGCTAAAGGGCTACGCTGTGGAGTTTGAAGTTGCAATCCACGCTTGGGTGTTAATGTCTAACCATGTTCATCTTCTTTGCACACCCGGTCAAATACGGCTATTTCTAGCATGA
- a CDS encoding BrnT family toxin — MQYNFEWDPTKAQTNTSKHGVTFEQATGVFRDPMALTVFDSDGSSEGEDRWVTLG; from the coding sequence ATGCAATATAATTTTGAATGGGATCCAACCAAAGCCCAAACCAACACCAGCAAGCATGGCGTGACCTTTGAGCAAGCCACCGGGGTATTTAGAGACCCAATGGCCCTAACCGTCTTCGATTCAGACGGCTCCAGCGAAGGAGAAGATCGCTGGGTGACATTAGGGTAA
- a CDS encoding transposase — protein MCGSDSATGECFDHRKQWIVSRLKFLSYVYAIDICAYAVMSNHYHVVLHVDKARALAWSREEVVERWLQLYKGHMLVDRWLAEPGALDKAQQEVVFALIEKWRERLYGIDWFMRGVNETIARMANEEENCKGRFWESRYKSQALLDEAALLSCMAYVDLNPIRAAMEPGLEESDFTAIQQRLFDYVNCTKTKNAKNAQPTQKLKVKSVVEQRVEQQCTLKAELGLNDLPESALMPFSGSSHTKLHAALPFTREEYFDLVDKTGRVLRDNKRGFIAAQVPPIIARLGINPDKWINHIQNFGRHYGCCAGTAEKMAGYAQLFNRQWGKGVANSGVVYLKAG, from the coding sequence TTGTGTGGGAGTGATTCCGCCACGGGTGAGTGCTTCGATCACCGTAAGCAATGGATAGTGTCTCGGTTAAAATTCCTCTCTTATGTTTACGCCATTGATATTTGCGCCTACGCGGTTATGAGTAACCATTACCACGTGGTGCTGCACGTGGATAAAGCGCGGGCATTGGCGTGGTCACGGGAAGAGGTGGTTGAGCGGTGGTTGCAGTTGTACAAAGGCCATATGCTGGTCGACCGTTGGTTGGCGGAGCCGGGGGCCCTGGATAAGGCGCAGCAGGAGGTGGTTTTCGCGTTAATAGAAAAGTGGCGGGAGCGTTTATACGGTATCGATTGGTTCATGCGCGGTGTAAATGAAACCATTGCCCGCATGGCCAACGAAGAAGAAAATTGCAAGGGTCGGTTTTGGGAGAGTCGATATAAAAGCCAGGCCTTGCTGGATGAGGCTGCCTTGCTCAGTTGTATGGCCTATGTAGACTTAAACCCCATACGCGCGGCAATGGAGCCGGGGCTGGAAGAAAGCGATTTTACCGCCATTCAGCAACGGCTATTTGATTATGTGAATTGTACAAAAACGAAAAACGCGAAAAATGCCCAACCTACACAGAAGCTAAAAGTAAAATCGGTTGTGGAGCAGCGGGTAGAGCAACAATGCACATTAAAAGCCGAGTTAGGGCTGAATGATTTGCCCGAAAGCGCGCTAATGCCCTTTAGCGGTTCTAGCCATACCAAACTCCATGCTGCCTTGCCTTTTACGCGTGAAGAGTATTTTGACTTAGTGGATAAAACCGGCCGTGTACTGCGTGATAACAAGCGCGGCTTTATAGCCGCCCAGGTTCCGCCCATTATCGCGCGCTTGGGCATTAACCCGGATAAATGGATTAACCACATTCAGAACTTTGGTCGTCACTACGGCTGTTGCGCTGGCACGGCAGAAAAAATGGCAGGTTACGCGCAGCTATTTAATCGCCAGTGGGGCAAGGGGGTTGCAAACTCTGGGGTGGTGTACCTGAAGGCGGGTTAG
- a CDS encoding acylneuraminate cytidylyltransferase family protein, whose amino-acid sequence MVDYDLVAVIPARLGSSRVKEKVFSSVSGEESLLERKIRQLQKVLPSDRVIVNTESEKISEIAYRCGVMVQERDSYFSLGHEATFSEVIQHVISNVEAEYIAWTPFVVPFFNEDDFKASFYEFSNKVVQGEFDSLVSVVQMKDYVWSEVGPLNYEANENHTVSQDLPQWYRVTNGNYMASKKVMLKYKYFLGDKVYLDIKPQHCSIDIDTYDDLKIAQAYYKSTNDV is encoded by the coding sequence ATGGTCGATTATGATCTTGTTGCAGTGATACCCGCTCGATTAGGGTCAAGCCGAGTAAAGGAAAAGGTGTTTTCTTCAGTTTCCGGAGAAGAAAGCCTATTGGAAAGAAAAATTAGGCAATTACAAAAAGTGCTCCCGAGCGATAGAGTTATTGTTAATACTGAATCGGAAAAAATATCTGAAATTGCGTATAGATGTGGAGTGATGGTTCAAGAAAGAGATTCGTACTTCTCATTGGGACATGAGGCTACATTTTCTGAAGTCATTCAGCATGTGATATCTAATGTTGAAGCGGAGTATATAGCGTGGACGCCATTTGTTGTTCCGTTTTTTAATGAAGATGACTTTAAAGCAAGCTTTTACGAGTTCAGTAATAAAGTTGTTCAGGGTGAGTTTGATAGTCTAGTTAGTGTAGTACAGATGAAAGATTATGTTTGGAGTGAGGTTGGCCCTTTAAACTATGAGGCTAATGAAAACCATACAGTGAGCCAAGATCTTCCCCAGTGGTATAGGGTGACAAATGGAAATTATATGGCGTCCAAAAAGGTTATGCTCAAGTATAAATATTTTCTTGGGGATAAAGTATATCTCGACATCAAGCCTCAGCATTGCAGTATCGATATAGATACTTACGACGACTTGAAAATTGCGCAAGCCTATTACAAGTCGACTAACGATGTTTAA
- a CDS encoding glycosyltransferase: protein MFEYLKEIRSADVGLFLAGIKTDKIGPPISMSNLADLLSLEMRVFRTKNIVFNAGGLEGKVGGVAESNNILTKVRNFVKSIYFIRQVYLLYCFVKFNLCVYLFAFVNKQAKIIITQPFLFYTSMLDRCDRLVYIRRGNGDWGCSLSTIYPGIVKYYLEKIFYKFERCSLVYLVDIGTVSRKYSVIPNHFELSDFGLKEHRLEVKPVVCFVGTWCSRKGGDLILKLVEKSSIFSNEIDINVYGALGIESHLNEALTNSEYISYKGTVAKPYHNLFVGDVFISVSKIEGLQRSMIECMLSGCLVVGIERPDTLSVKDCSGVFLVPDSKNVVNDLDYTLTKISQMSCDQRKQLGIANRRFAQEKYSPKEILEKWRKLLSE from the coding sequence ATGTTTGAATATTTGAAAGAAATTCGTTCTGCTGATGTTGGTTTGTTTTTGGCGGGGATTAAGACAGATAAAATCGGTCCGCCAATATCTATGAGCAATTTGGCAGATCTGTTATCATTGGAAATGCGTGTTTTTAGAACGAAAAATATTGTATTTAATGCCGGTGGTCTAGAAGGTAAGGTTGGTGGTGTGGCTGAAAGTAATAATATTCTAACGAAAGTGCGTAATTTTGTAAAAAGTATCTATTTTATTAGGCAAGTATACCTACTGTACTGTTTCGTGAAATTTAACCTATGTGTTTATTTGTTTGCGTTTGTAAATAAACAAGCGAAAATCATAATCACTCAACCTTTTCTTTTTTATACTTCAATGTTGGATCGATGTGATCGGCTCGTGTACATACGGCGTGGAAATGGTGATTGGGGGTGTTCTCTTTCTACAATCTATCCTGGAATTGTAAAATACTATCTAGAAAAAATATTTTACAAGTTTGAAAGGTGTTCTTTGGTGTATTTAGTGGATATAGGCACGGTTTCAAGGAAGTATTCCGTGATCCCTAATCATTTTGAATTAAGTGATTTTGGTCTAAAGGAGCATCGCTTAGAAGTCAAGCCTGTTGTTTGTTTTGTGGGAACATGGTGCTCAAGGAAAGGGGGCGATTTAATATTGAAACTTGTTGAGAAGTCGTCGATTTTTTCTAATGAAATTGACATAAATGTATATGGTGCACTCGGCATTGAGAGCCATCTAAATGAAGCGTTAACGAACAGTGAATATATCAGTTACAAAGGCACGGTAGCAAAACCTTATCATAATTTATTTGTTGGGGATGTATTTATCTCTGTCTCTAAAATTGAAGGTCTCCAGCGCTCGATGATTGAGTGTATGCTGTCTGGCTGCTTGGTTGTAGGAATTGAACGTCCTGATACGTTATCAGTAAAAGATTGTTCAGGGGTGTTTCTTGTTCCTGACTCAAAAAATGTGGTAAACGATTTGGATTATACGTTGACGAAAATATCTCAAATGTCCTGTGATCAACGCAAGCAACTAGGAATTGCTAATCGACGGTTCGCTCAAGAAAAATATTCCCCCAAAGAAATTCTAGAGAAATGGCGGAAATTGCTAAGTGAATAG
- a CDS encoding oligosaccharide flippase family protein, translating into MFDRLFSKSLFFLFLSKMNLLVVPLIVYPICISTVGLEKFGFIVFWVGVSAFAAKIMSLNMDSYSSRQVFLSQGSPESLRLSILMPVYMKLCLCCVVFPFFVVACAFRSQTHIEFVASMFCAYPMLGVVFTLNHFVVGLGKFDVVLFASVSEKLIVLIGVLFFLSSEKDYWKIPLIYTVATICSILVYTFSVKVSSYVISRSTFKVKSREYFKVARWLLLGKLMQLHTNGAKVLIGLIFGYAAVTIYDVAEKIVNLLKMPMTLLGDLFFSNDDDSRRFYRDLFIFQLALSVFIWLGVFLFGEFALRYFSGEHYSERMLVTLKVLSLILFSMPFLIVFGSNYTVKHCDKATYGKLLVLSNSISLCFLAIWGVFFYTSFSLFLYWVVSCELIFGLLCLYQYYSKMGVEARSDV; encoded by the coding sequence ATGTTTGACCGATTATTCAGTAAGAGTTTGTTTTTTTTGTTTTTATCTAAAATGAATTTGTTGGTTGTTCCGCTAATAGTGTATCCGATTTGTATCTCTACAGTCGGGCTAGAAAAATTCGGTTTTATAGTGTTTTGGGTTGGAGTTTCAGCGTTTGCCGCAAAGATAATGAGTTTAAATATGGATAGCTATTCTTCGCGTCAAGTCTTTTTGAGTCAGGGTAGCCCTGAATCACTGAGACTATCTATCTTGATGCCTGTCTATATGAAGCTGTGTTTGTGCTGCGTGGTTTTCCCCTTTTTTGTTGTTGCTTGCGCTTTTAGATCCCAGACGCATATTGAGTTTGTTGCCTCTATGTTTTGTGCATATCCAATGTTAGGCGTCGTTTTTACTCTGAACCACTTTGTAGTTGGTCTCGGGAAATTTGATGTTGTATTGTTCGCCTCCGTATCGGAAAAACTTATTGTTCTTATAGGGGTTTTGTTTTTCCTGTCAAGCGAGAAAGACTATTGGAAGATTCCGTTAATTTATACTGTGGCAACTATTTGTTCTATACTGGTGTATACATTTTCTGTCAAAGTCAGTAGTTATGTGATTTCACGATCTACCTTTAAGGTAAAGAGTAGGGAGTATTTTAAAGTTGCAAGGTGGCTGCTGTTGGGTAAGCTTATGCAGCTTCATACCAATGGTGCAAAGGTGTTGATTGGCTTAATCTTTGGTTATGCCGCTGTTACTATATACGACGTTGCTGAAAAAATTGTGAATCTGTTAAAAATGCCAATGACGTTGCTGGGAGACCTGTTTTTTTCTAATGATGATGATTCTCGTCGCTTTTACAGGGATTTGTTTATTTTTCAGTTGGCGCTATCGGTTTTTATCTGGTTAGGAGTGTTTTTGTTTGGCGAGTTTGCTCTTAGGTATTTTTCTGGTGAACACTATAGCGAACGCATGTTGGTTACCTTAAAGGTGTTATCTCTCATATTATTTTCTATGCCTTTCCTTATAGTTTTCGGCTCTAATTATACCGTTAAGCATTGTGATAAAGCTACTTATGGAAAGTTGCTTGTTCTTTCGAATTCTATTTCGCTCTGCTTTCTGGCGATTTGGGGTGTCTTTTTTTACACTAGTTTTTCTTTGTTTCTTTATTGGGTTGTGAGTTGTGAGCTTATTTTCGGCTTGTTATGCCTGTATCAGTATTATTCTAAAATGGGTGTAGAGGCTCGATCTGATGTTTGA